Proteins co-encoded in one Malus domestica chromosome 09, GDT2T_hap1 genomic window:
- the LOC103443638 gene encoding GDSL lipase-like: MAALRLRIYILVFCACLVIQCSCYGHSVLQKKHAALFIFGDSLYDPGNNNYINTTTDFQANWVPYGETFFKYPTGRFCDGRLIPDFLAQYAKLPIIPAYLQPGLNNYTNGVNFASGGAGALVESHQGLVIDLKTQISQFRKVEKQLRHKLGDAQAYTVLSKAVYIISIGGNDYLSPLASNFSNEDYVGLVIGNLTIWIKEIYKKGGRKFGFSTLLPLSEIPSLRVHKPGDTSPSAEEVTPLVKLHNKALGKLLLKLKRELQGFKYSTIDLHTYLKQIINRPSKYGFGEGKTACCGSGPYRAIYSCGGKRGVTKYQLCDNVTEYVFFDSFHPTEKVYRKLSKLWWRHNLKELFEV, translated from the exons ATGGCAGCTTTGAGGCTAAGAATTTATATCCTGGTTTTCTGTGCTTGCCTAGTTATTCAGTGCAGCTGCTATGGCCATTCTGTGCTTCAGAAAAAGCATGCAGCCCTATTCATCTTTGGTGATTCACTTTATGATCCTGGAAATAATAACTACATAAACACCACCACTGATTTCCAGGCCAATTGGGTCCCATATGGTGAGACCTTCTTCAAGTATCCAACTGGCAGATTTTGCGATGGACGTTTAATCCCAGATTTTCTTG CTCAGTATGCCAAGTTACCAATTATACCAGCATATTTACAACCTGGGTTGAACAACTATACTAATGGGGTGAACTTTGCTTCTGGTGGAGCTGGTGCTCTGGTTGAAAGTCATCAGGGACTT GTGATAGACCTTAAAACTCAAATAAGTCAATTCAGGAAGGTGGAGAAGCAGTTGAGGCACAAACTGGGTGATGCACAAGCCTACACAGTGCTCTCCAAAGCTGTTTACATAATTAGCATTGGAGGCAATGACTATTTGTCTCCATTAGCGTCCAATTTTAGCAATGAAGACTATGTTGGCTTGGTTATTGGCAACCTGACAATTTGGATCAAA GAAATATACAAGAAAGGAGGAAGGAAATTTGGATTTTCAACCTTGCTGCCTCTCAGTGAAATACCGAGCCTGAGAGTACATAAACCAGGGGACACAAGCCCCTCAGCGGAAGAAGTTACACCACTAGTGAAACTACACAATAAAGCACTTGGAAAACTCCTCCTAAAGCTGAAGAGAGAGCTCCAAGGATTCAAatactcaaccattgatctccatACATACCTAAAACAAATTATAAATCGTCCATCAAAATATG GCTTCGGTGAAGGAAAGACGGCATGTTGTGGCTCTGGTCCATACAGAGCAATTTATTCTTGTGGAGGGAAGAGAGGAGTGACTAAGTATCAGTTGTGTGACAATGTTACTGAATATGTATTTTTCGACTCTTTCCATCCAACCGAAAAGGTTTACCGGAAACTGTCCAAGTTATGGTGGAGGCATAACTTGAAGGAGCTATTTGAAGtttag